A section of the Acidimicrobiales bacterium genome encodes:
- a CDS encoding peroxiredoxin codes for MAITTGEQIPDVPLRTMGPDGPQPLSSREALGTGKVVLFAVPGAFTPTCSDYHLPGFVLRAEELRAAGVDKVACISVNDAYVMNAWGESRQVGETVQMLADGNGDFAKAMGLERDASGNGLGLRSQRYAAIIDDGVISHLAVEEKGLDVSSADSILKALG; via the coding sequence ATGGCGATCACGACTGGTGAGCAGATCCCCGATGTCCCGCTGCGGACGATGGGCCCGGACGGCCCACAGCCACTGAGCAGCCGCGAGGCCCTCGGCACAGGCAAGGTCGTGCTCTTCGCGGTGCCCGGCGCCTTCACCCCGACCTGCTCGGACTACCACCTCCCCGGGTTCGTGCTGCGCGCCGAGGAGCTGCGCGCCGCGGGCGTCGACAAGGTCGCCTGCATCTCGGTGAACGACGCCTACGTGATGAACGCCTGGGGCGAGTCCCGCCAGGTGGGGGAGACGGTGCAGATGCTCGCCGACGGCAACGGCGACTTCGCGAAGGCGATGGGCCTCGAGCGCGACGCCTCGGGCAACGGCCTCGGACTGCGTTCGCAGCGCTACGCGGCGATCATCGACGACGGCGTGATCAGCCACCTCGCGGTCGAGGAGAAGGGGCTCGACGTGAGCTCCGCCGACTCGATCCTGAAGGCCCTCGGCTAG
- the pyk gene encoding pyruvate kinase yields the protein MNPNGLSRPTDAPAPAFIAEASARPRRRTLARRTRIVATIGPACDDAAVLGAMAEAGMDVARVPLAHGTLDDAIARVRRIRAALPGIGILADLPGPKVRSTPFGAGGVILVAGLELDLAPAALAPASDARRVGVALDGATEALETGDLIAFGDGGVAVEVIGRDGAVAHAVVRSGGHLEGRPGVSLPDARLTLTTPTAEDLTAALRLTEEGVEFIAVSFVRTAADLEATRAVVGEGGPMLVSKIETRDGVDHLEAILGASDAVMVARGDLGVRLPLEEIPHLQKKIIRDGVRFGLPVITATQMLESMITSAVPTRAEVTDVANAVLDGTSAVMLSAETAIGARPALVVETMDRIVRRTEADFDFDRWGAGLGLQELPGDASSPARVTAAITGAGWRAAIEEDAAAIIACTRNGATARSISRFRPKMSVLAATPLVATARQLQLSWGVETLVVRESTSTDDIVWYAVEAAVKAGHASPGDVVVVLAGSPTESSPVTDTLRLVRVR from the coding sequence GTGAACCCGAACGGACTCTCCCGACCGACCGACGCGCCCGCACCTGCCTTCATTGCGGAGGCGAGCGCCCGCCCCCGGCGACGGACCCTCGCCCGCCGCACCCGCATCGTCGCCACGATCGGCCCCGCCTGCGACGACGCAGCGGTGCTCGGCGCGATGGCCGAGGCGGGGATGGACGTTGCCCGCGTCCCCCTCGCGCACGGGACGCTCGACGACGCGATCGCCCGCGTCCGGAGGATCCGCGCCGCGCTGCCGGGCATCGGGATCCTCGCCGACCTGCCGGGCCCCAAGGTGCGCTCGACGCCCTTCGGCGCCGGCGGGGTGATCCTCGTCGCCGGCCTCGAGCTCGACCTCGCGCCCGCCGCGCTCGCGCCGGCGAGCGACGCCCGCCGGGTCGGCGTGGCGCTCGACGGCGCGACCGAGGCGCTCGAGACGGGCGACCTCATCGCCTTCGGCGACGGCGGGGTCGCCGTCGAGGTGATCGGACGCGACGGCGCAGTCGCCCACGCGGTGGTGCGCAGCGGTGGACACCTCGAGGGGCGCCCCGGGGTCTCCCTCCCCGACGCGCGCCTCACCCTCACCACCCCGACCGCGGAGGACCTCACCGCCGCGCTGCGCCTCACCGAGGAGGGGGTCGAGTTCATCGCCGTCTCCTTCGTGCGCACCGCCGCAGACCTGGAGGCGACGCGCGCCGTGGTCGGCGAGGGCGGGCCGATGCTCGTCTCGAAGATCGAGACCCGCGACGGCGTCGACCACCTCGAGGCGATCCTCGGCGCCTCCGACGCCGTGATGGTCGCCCGCGGCGACCTCGGCGTGCGCCTCCCGCTCGAGGAGATCCCCCACCTGCAGAAGAAGATCATCCGCGACGGGGTCCGCTTCGGCCTGCCGGTGATCACCGCCACCCAGATGCTCGAGTCGATGATCACCTCCGCCGTCCCGACGCGCGCCGAGGTCACCGACGTCGCGAACGCCGTTCTCGACGGCACGAGCGCGGTGATGCTCTCGGCGGAGACGGCGATCGGCGCGCGCCCCGCCCTCGTCGTCGAGACGATGGACCGCATCGTGCGGCGCACCGAGGCGGACTTCGACTTCGACCGTTGGGGGGCCGGCCTCGGCCTCCAGGAGCTCCCCGGTGACGCCTCCTCGCCGGCGCGGGTCACCGCCGCGATCACCGGCGCCGGTTGGCGGGCGGCGATCGAAGAGGACGCGGCGGCGATCATCGCCTGCACCCGCAACGGGGCGACGGCGCGGTCGATCTCCCGCTTCCGCCCGAAGATGTCGGTGCTCGCCGCGACCCCGCTCGTCGCGACGGCCCGCCAGCTCCAGCTCTCCTGGGGGGTCGAGACCCTCGTCGTGCGGGAGTCGACGAGCACCGACGACATCGTCTGGTACGCGGTCGAGGCAGCGGTGAAGGCGGGCCACGCGAGCCCCGGCGACGTCGTCGTCGTCCTCGCTGGATCGCCGACCGAGTCCTCCCCGGTCACCGACACGCTGCGCCTGGTGCGCGTCCGCTGA
- a CDS encoding helix-turn-helix domain-containing protein: MALTPTRSGMRMSADERRQSVLAAAVSEFAVGGYRGTSTEDIARRAGISQPYLFRLFGTKRELFLAAARSCFARVWATFERASEGLEGEEALLAMGLAYGGLLADAELLRLQLHTFAASADEEIRAAVAADFAALGRFVQSRTGVDAQALRSFFATGMLYNVIAALDLATQDPLWADVLCPLGEAAPAAGGDARA, translated from the coding sequence ATGGCCCTCACCCCGACCCGCAGCGGCATGCGGATGTCCGCCGACGAGCGGCGCCAGTCGGTGCTCGCCGCCGCCGTCAGCGAGTTCGCCGTCGGCGGCTACCGGGGGACCTCGACCGAGGACATCGCGCGCCGGGCGGGGATCTCCCAGCCCTACCTGTTCCGGCTCTTCGGGACCAAGCGCGAGCTCTTCCTCGCCGCGGCCCGGTCCTGCTTCGCTCGGGTGTGGGCGACCTTCGAGCGGGCGAGCGAGGGGCTCGAGGGCGAGGAGGCGCTGCTCGCGATGGGCCTCGCCTACGGCGGGCTGCTCGCCGACGCCGAGCTGCTCCGCCTGCAGCTGCACACCTTCGCGGCGAGCGCGGACGAGGAGATCCGCGCCGCGGTCGCCGCTGACTTCGCGGCGCTCGGCCGCTTCGTCCAGTCCCGCACGGGGGTCGACGCGCAAGCGCTGCGCAGCTTCTTTGCCACCGGGATGCTCTACAACGTGATCGCGGCCCTCGACCTCGCCACCCAGGACCCGCTGTGGGCGGACGTCCTCTGCCCACTCGGCGAGGCCGCCCCCGCCGCCGGCGGGGACGCCCGCGCCTGA
- a CDS encoding metallopeptidase TldD-related protein → MSASGHALAPAAEVAEAALRAATGECVVIVEERFDANVRFARNSTTTNGVTRDRSVVVVAFSPGDGGTSVGVASRSGGGAVAELVAAAEAAAASAPAAEDAAPLVDGGADASFDEGPADTSLAVFGSLLGDLGEVFASAEAAGHLLAGFAQHDVTTTYLASSAGTRRRHVQPTGSLELVARSGDGTRSSWAARGTPDFSGLSVHDLDATLARRLAWAERKVELPAGRYEVLLPPDAVADLMADLAWAMSGREAEDGGTVFSRGKGRTAIGERLSEIPFRLSSDPSYPGLECAPFLVAGGSSSDVSVFDNGAALAAVAWVEDGRLARLGYHRAGAARSGQRFTPPVDNLILEVPGATADLEELVAGTERALLLTCLWYIREVDPATLLLTGLTRDGVYLVEGGEVRGAVNNFRFNESPVDLLSHTVEAGRTVRALSREWGEYLNRTAMPPLRVADFNMSSVSPAS, encoded by the coding sequence TTGAGCGCCTCCGGCCACGCGCTCGCGCCGGCGGCCGAGGTCGCCGAGGCGGCGCTACGGGCGGCGACGGGGGAGTGCGTCGTGATCGTCGAGGAGCGCTTCGACGCGAACGTCCGCTTCGCGCGCAACTCGACGACCACCAACGGCGTGACGCGGGACCGCAGCGTGGTCGTGGTGGCCTTCTCCCCCGGCGACGGGGGGACCTCGGTCGGCGTCGCGAGCCGCAGCGGCGGGGGAGCCGTCGCCGAGCTCGTCGCCGCCGCGGAGGCCGCCGCGGCGAGCGCGCCGGCGGCCGAGGACGCCGCGCCGCTCGTCGACGGGGGCGCCGACGCCTCCTTCGACGAGGGCCCCGCCGACACCTCGCTCGCGGTCTTCGGGAGCCTCCTCGGCGACCTCGGCGAGGTCTTCGCCTCGGCCGAGGCGGCCGGCCACCTCCTCGCCGGCTTCGCGCAGCACGATGTGACGACCACCTACCTCGCGAGCTCGGCGGGGACGCGGCGCCGCCACGTGCAGCCGACCGGCTCGCTCGAGCTCGTCGCCCGCTCGGGCGACGGGACGCGCTCCTCCTGGGCGGCGCGCGGCACCCCGGACTTCTCGGGCCTCTCGGTGCACGACCTCGACGCCACGCTCGCCCGCCGCCTCGCCTGGGCCGAGCGCAAGGTCGAGCTGCCCGCCGGCCGCTACGAGGTGCTGCTGCCGCCCGACGCCGTCGCCGACCTGATGGCCGACCTCGCGTGGGCGATGTCGGGGCGCGAGGCCGAGGACGGGGGAACCGTCTTCAGCCGCGGCAAGGGGCGCACGGCGATCGGCGAACGGCTGAGCGAGATCCCCTTCCGCCTCTCCTCGGACCCCTCCTACCCCGGCCTCGAGTGCGCGCCCTTCCTCGTCGCGGGTGGCTCCTCGAGCGACGTCTCGGTCTTCGACAACGGCGCCGCGCTCGCCGCCGTCGCCTGGGTCGAGGACGGGCGCCTCGCCCGCCTCGGCTACCACCGCGCCGGCGCGGCGCGTTCGGGCCAGCGGTTCACGCCGCCGGTCGACAACCTCATCCTCGAGGTCCCGGGCGCGACCGCCGACCTCGAGGAGCTCGTCGCAGGGACCGAGCGCGCGCTGCTGCTCACCTGCCTGTGGTATATCCGCGAGGTCGACCCGGCGACGCTGCTCCTCACCGGGCTCACCCGCGACGGCGTCTACCTCGTCGAGGGGGGCGAGGTGCGCGGCGCGGTGAACAACTTCCGCTTCAACGAGAGCCCCGTCGACCTGCTCTCGCACACCGTCGAGGCGGGGCGGACCGTGCGTGCGCTGTCACGTGAGTGGGGTGAGTACCTGAACCGCACCGCGATGCCGCCGCTTCGCGTCGCGGACTTCAACATGAGCTCGGTGAGCCCGGCGAGCTGA
- a CDS encoding flavin-dependent oxidoreductase codes for MAEREDVVIVGGGIGGLTLALLLHERGISCRVFEAVEKVTQVGVGITILPHAARELSELGLLDELRRRCLETEDSVFYNRFGQFVFAEPAGRNAGYAWPQLSIHRADLYEVLLEAARARLGEGAITFGARFLEASSDEGSAAARLLVGDEERRVTANVLIGCDGVHSALRRQLYPDEGEPLYQGLNMWRGVTRFPPFLSGASMLRVGWYTSGKLTVYPCRPADEHGEQLMNWIAARETPHHLERDWGRAGKLEDFIGTFTDWHFDFLDVPALFERAERILEYPMVDQEPVDRWTFGRLTLLGDAAHPMAPRGSNGAAQAILDCRALADELAATPDREAALHAYEARRRPATAAIVYKNRADPPDAILREVCLRTGDRPFERLEDVIGAEELASLSEGYKQVTGYSQRALT; via the coding sequence GTGGCCGAGCGCGAGGACGTCGTCATCGTCGGCGGGGGGATCGGGGGGCTGACGCTCGCCCTCCTCCTCCACGAGCGGGGCATCAGCTGCCGGGTCTTCGAGGCCGTCGAGAAGGTCACCCAGGTCGGTGTGGGGATCACGATCCTCCCGCACGCGGCGAGGGAGCTCAGCGAGCTCGGCCTCCTCGACGAGCTCCGCCGGCGTTGCCTCGAGACCGAGGACTCGGTCTTCTACAACCGCTTCGGCCAGTTCGTCTTCGCCGAGCCCGCCGGCCGCAACGCCGGCTACGCCTGGCCGCAGCTCTCGATCCACCGCGCCGATCTCTACGAGGTCCTCCTCGAGGCCGCCCGCGCGCGACTCGGCGAGGGGGCGATCACCTTCGGCGCGCGCTTCCTCGAGGCCTCCTCCGACGAGGGCTCGGCGGCCGCCCGCCTGCTCGTCGGCGACGAGGAGCGGCGGGTGACGGCGAACGTCCTCATCGGCTGCGACGGCGTCCACTCGGCGCTCCGCCGCCAGCTCTACCCCGACGAGGGCGAGCCCCTCTACCAGGGGCTGAACATGTGGCGCGGGGTGACGCGCTTCCCACCGTTCCTCTCTGGGGCGAGCATGCTGCGCGTCGGCTGGTACACGAGCGGGAAGCTCACCGTCTACCCGTGCCGCCCCGCCGACGAGCACGGCGAGCAGCTGATGAACTGGATCGCGGCGCGCGAGACCCCCCACCACCTGGAGCGCGACTGGGGCCGCGCCGGCAAGCTCGAGGACTTCATCGGCACCTTCACCGACTGGCACTTCGACTTCCTCGACGTGCCGGCGCTGTTCGAGCGCGCGGAGCGCATCCTCGAGTACCCGATGGTCGACCAGGAGCCCGTCGACCGCTGGACCTTCGGGCGGCTGACCCTCCTCGGCGACGCCGCCCACCCGATGGCGCCGCGTGGCTCGAACGGCGCGGCGCAGGCGATCCTCGACTGCCGTGCCCTCGCCGACGAGCTGGCGGCGACCCCCGACCGCGAGGCGGCGCTGCACGCCTACGAGGCGCGGCGGCGGCCGGCCACGGCGGCGATCGTCTACAAGAACCGCGCCGACCCGCCGGACGCGATCCTCCGCGAGGTCTGCCTGCGCACCGGCGACCGCCCCTTCGAGCGCCTGGAGGACGTCATCGGGGCCGAGGAACTCGCCTCGCTCTCCGAAGGCTACAAGCAGGTCACCGGCTATTCGCAGCGCGCCCTCACCTGA
- a CDS encoding TldD/PmbA family protein, which yields MAEGPDSLDPELLERLSEAGLAAATAGGASYAEVRVESIRSQYLSLRDAALERSGDDRELGVSVRVLSGGSLGFAASAELEAGTVAALAGEALAAARLTAAARPHPVELAPEAGHGRCEWSSQYRIEPASVPLAEKVERFTDWSRTLLAAPGIDHATAHLLEVTEDKYFASTLGTTTTQRRVRVQPSLEALALAEDGSGFETMRTLAAPAGRGYEYVLGEGADLDAEVAALPELLAEKLAAPSVEAGTYDLVIDPTNLWLTIHESVGHATELDRALGYEAAYAGTSFVTFDRLGELTYGSPLMNVTGDRTAAHGLATVGFDDDGVEAQSFDIVSEGRFVGYQLDREFAAKGGFARSNGCSYASSPLMVPMQRMANVSLAPAAGEGPDLGGLLSGVERGIYIVGDKSWSIDMQRYNFQFTGQRFYRIEGGRLAGQLRDVAYQATTTEFWGSLAALGGRSTYRLGGAMNCGKGQPGQSAPVSHGCPAALFSGVRVLNTRDEAGR from the coding sequence ATGGCTGAAGGCCCCGACTCCCTCGACCCCGAGCTGCTCGAGCGCCTGAGCGAGGCCGGCCTCGCGGCCGCCACGGCGGGGGGCGCCTCCTACGCGGAGGTGCGCGTCGAGTCGATCCGCAGCCAGTACCTCTCGCTTCGCGACGCGGCGCTCGAGCGCTCGGGCGACGACCGGGAGCTCGGGGTGAGCGTGCGGGTCCTCTCCGGGGGCTCGCTCGGTTTCGCGGCGAGCGCCGAGCTCGAGGCGGGGACGGTCGCCGCGCTCGCCGGCGAGGCCCTCGCGGCGGCGCGGCTGACCGCCGCGGCGCGCCCGCACCCCGTCGAGCTCGCCCCCGAGGCCGGCCACGGCAGGTGCGAGTGGAGCTCGCAGTACCGCATCGAGCCTGCGAGCGTCCCCCTCGCCGAGAAGGTCGAGCGCTTCACCGACTGGTCGCGAACCCTGCTCGCCGCGCCGGGCATCGACCACGCCACCGCTCACCTCCTCGAGGTCACCGAGGACAAGTACTTCGCGAGCACGCTCGGCACCACGACGACCCAACGGCGCGTGCGGGTGCAACCGAGCCTCGAGGCCCTCGCGCTCGCCGAGGACGGCTCGGGCTTCGAGACGATGCGCACCCTCGCCGCGCCCGCGGGGCGGGGTTACGAGTACGTCCTCGGGGAGGGCGCCGACCTCGACGCCGAGGTGGCGGCGCTCCCCGAGCTGCTCGCCGAGAAGCTCGCCGCGCCCTCCGTCGAGGCGGGGACCTACGACCTCGTCATCGACCCCACCAACCTCTGGCTCACGATCCACGAGTCGGTCGGCCACGCCACCGAGCTCGACCGGGCGCTCGGCTACGAGGCCGCCTACGCCGGGACCTCCTTCGTCACCTTCGACCGCCTCGGCGAGCTCACCTACGGCTCGCCGCTCATGAACGTGACCGGCGACCGCACCGCTGCGCACGGCCTCGCCACCGTCGGCTTCGACGACGACGGCGTCGAAGCGCAGTCCTTCGACATCGTGAGCGAGGGGCGCTTCGTCGGCTACCAGCTCGACCGCGAGTTCGCCGCCAAGGGCGGCTTCGCGCGCTCCAACGGCTGCAGCTACGCCTCGTCACCGCTCATGGTCCCGATGCAGCGGATGGCCAACGTCTCGCTCGCCCCCGCCGCCGGCGAGGGCCCCGACCTCGGCGGGCTGCTGTCGGGGGTCGAGCGGGGGATCTACATCGTCGGCGACAAGAGCTGGTCGATCGACATGCAGCGCTACAACTTCCAGTTCACCGGGCAGCGCTTCTACCGCATCGAGGGCGGCCGCCTCGCCGGCCAGCTGCGCGACGTCGCCTACCAGGCGACGACGACCGAGTTCTGGGGCTCCCTCGCGGCGCTCGGCGGCCGCTCCACCTACCGCCTCGGCGGCGCGATGAACTGCGGGAAGGGCCAGCCCGGCCAGTCGGCGCCGGTCAGCCACGGCTGCCCGGCGGCGCTGTTCAGCGGCGTGCGGGTGCTGAACACGAGAGACGAGGCGGGGCGTTGA